Proteins co-encoded in one Candidatus Methylomirabilota bacterium genomic window:
- the thiC gene encoding phosphomethylpyrimidine synthase ThiC, with the protein MPAKGGQMSHKVYVPGCRPDLRVPMREIALSGGEPPVRLYDTSGLYTDPGAQVDIKQGLPPLRRPWILERGDVEELPGPSSRYRRQREGDPALGGIRFASVRRPLRARPGRRVTQMHYARRSEITPEMEFVALREGLAPELVRDEIARGRAILPANINHPETEPMIIGRSFLVKINANIGNSAIASSIDEEVEKMTWATRWGADTVMDLSTGKNIHETREWILRNSPVPIGTVPIYQALEKVGGKAEDLTWELYRDTLIEQAEQGVDYFTIHAGVLLRYIPLTASRVTGIVSRGGSIMAKWCLAHHQESFLYTHFRDICEIMAAYDIAFSLGDGLRPGSTADANDEAQFAELETLGELTKIAWQYDVQTMIEGPGHVPMHLIKENMDRQLQVCHEAPFYTLGPLTTDIAPGYDHITSAIGAAMIGWFGTAMLCYVTPKEHLGLPNRKDVKDGVIAYKIAAHAADLAKGHRRAREWDDALSKARFEFRWEDQFNLSLDPETARQFHDETLPAEGAKLAHFCSMCGPKFCSMKITQEVREYAARKGIAAETLAVAQGLREKAEEFRRSGAEIYRPS; encoded by the coding sequence ATGCCAGCGAAGGGAGGCCAGATGTCTCACAAAGTTTACGTCCCGGGTTGCCGTCCCGACCTCCGGGTGCCGATGCGCGAGATCGCGCTCTCCGGCGGCGAGCCGCCGGTGCGCCTCTACGACACCAGCGGGCTCTACACCGATCCCGGAGCGCAGGTGGACATCAAGCAGGGGCTGCCGCCGCTGCGCCGCCCCTGGATCCTCGAGCGCGGCGACGTCGAGGAGCTGCCGGGGCCGTCGTCCCGGTATCGTCGTCAGCGCGAGGGCGATCCGGCGCTGGGCGGGATCCGCTTCGCCAGCGTCAGGCGACCGCTCCGCGCCCGGCCCGGGCGGCGCGTCACCCAGATGCACTACGCCCGCCGCAGCGAGATCACGCCGGAGATGGAGTTCGTGGCCCTTCGCGAAGGGCTCGCGCCGGAGCTGGTCCGCGACGAGATCGCGCGCGGGCGGGCCATCCTGCCGGCCAACATCAACCATCCGGAAACCGAGCCGATGATCATCGGCCGCAGCTTCCTGGTGAAGATCAACGCCAACATCGGCAACTCGGCCATCGCCTCCTCCATCGACGAGGAGGTCGAGAAGATGACGTGGGCGACCCGCTGGGGCGCCGACACGGTCATGGATCTGTCCACCGGGAAGAATATTCACGAAACCCGTGAATGGATTCTCCGCAACTCTCCTGTCCCCATCGGCACCGTGCCGATCTACCAGGCGCTGGAGAAGGTCGGGGGCAAGGCCGAGGATCTCACCTGGGAGCTCTACCGCGACACCTTGATCGAGCAGGCCGAGCAGGGCGTGGACTACTTCACCATCCACGCCGGCGTCCTGCTGCGCTACATCCCGCTCACCGCCAGCCGCGTGACGGGCATCGTCTCGCGGGGCGGCTCCATCATGGCCAAGTGGTGTCTGGCCCACCATCAGGAGAGCTTCCTCTACACGCACTTCCGAGACATCTGCGAGATCATGGCCGCCTATGACATCGCCTTCTCGCTCGGCGATGGCCTGCGTCCGGGGTCGACTGCGGATGCCAATGATGAAGCCCAGTTCGCCGAGCTCGAAACCCTCGGAGAACTGACGAAGATCGCCTGGCAATACGACGTCCAGACCATGATCGAGGGGCCCGGCCATGTGCCCATGCACCTGATCAAGGAGAACATGGACCGCCAACTCCAGGTCTGCCACGAGGCGCCCTTCTACACGCTCGGCCCGCTGACCACGGACATCGCGCCCGGCTACGACCACATCACCTCGGCCATCGGCGCGGCGATGATCGGCTGGTTCGGCACCGCCATGCTCTGCTACGTGACGCCCAAGGAGCACCTGGGGCTGCCCAACCGGAAGGACGTCAAGGACGGCGTCATCGCCTACAAGATCGCGGCCCACGCCGCGGACCTGGCCAAGGGGCATCGCCGCGCGCGCGAGTGGGACGACGCGCTCAGCAAGGCGCGCTTCGAGTTCCGCTGGGAGGACCAGTTCAACCTCTCGCTCGACCCGGAGACGGCGCGCCAGTTCCACGACGAGACGTTGCCCGCCGAGGGGGCCAAGCTGGCCCACTTCTGCTCGATGTGCGGGCCGAAGTTCTGCTCGATGAAGATCACCCAGGAGGTCCGTGAGTACGCCGCCCGCAAGGGCATCGCCGCCGAGACGCTGGCGGTGGCCCAGGGGCTCAGAGAGAAGGCGGAGGAGTTCCGGCGCAGCGGCGCCGAGATCTACCGGCCGTCCTGA
- a CDS encoding response regulator — MNDQRSPRVLVVDDEGPVRALLCDLLAVWGCEADAAATGTEGLALFRRGGYDLVVTDFRMPGVTGLELVKTVRQHDPTVGVIIFTASTTDLEGYRQPLGFTLLHKPLELAGLETAVKRALAGKRDGGAPAAGPARSLLGSADQDGR, encoded by the coding sequence ATGAACGATCAACGCTCGCCGCGCGTTCTCGTTGTCGACGACGAAGGGCCCGTCCGTGCACTCCTGTGCGACCTGCTCGCCGTCTGGGGGTGTGAAGCCGACGCGGCGGCGACGGGTACGGAGGGCCTGGCGCTCTTCCGGCGGGGCGGTTACGACCTGGTGGTCACCGACTTCCGGATGCCGGGCGTGACCGGCCTGGAGCTGGTCAAGACCGTGCGGCAGCACGATCCGACGGTGGGAGTCATCATCTTTACCGCATCGACCACGGATCTGGAGGGCTATCGCCAGCCGCTCGGCTTCACGCTGCTACACAAGCCGCTCGAGCTCGCCGGCCTGGAGACGGCGGTCAAGCGGGCGCTGGCCGGCAAGCGAGACGGCGGCGCGCCGGCGGCTGGCCCCGCGCGGTCACTGCTGGGATCCGCCGATCAGGACGGCCGGTAG
- a CDS encoding LLM class flavin-dependent oxidoreductase, whose protein sequence is MKICFFHLMPYRFLPDDFEQRYRSVWVDVPHALYDPEKTHGLYHEYLDELEYAEQVGFDGLCVNEHHNNAYGLMPSPNLMAAALTRRTSRAALVVLGNSLAAYNPPLRVAEEFAMLDVLSRGRLVAGFPVGTSMDMNFAYGINPATLRDRYSEAHDLIIQAWTRPEVFAFNGTYTQVRYVNIWPQPLQKPHPPVWIPGGGSVETWEWTAQLDYVYCYLSYYGYKRGKLTMDGFWQAIARLGADDNPYRAGFLQLVCVADTDAEAERLYFPHVHYFYQKCLNVWEGFAEAPGYRTVQSLQAGLRPQIGAQAKKIRQSLTWPRYLEQGYVIAGSPATVRQQLTECIQTLRVGHLMVLLQIGSMPKDLALHNTGLFAREVMPHLRDLWPGYKDRWWPSGVTNGDPGRPS, encoded by the coding sequence TTGAAGATCTGCTTCTTCCACCTCATGCCGTACCGGTTCCTGCCCGACGACTTCGAGCAGCGCTACCGGTCGGTGTGGGTGGACGTCCCCCACGCGCTCTACGACCCCGAGAAGACCCACGGCCTCTACCACGAGTACCTCGACGAGCTGGAATATGCCGAGCAGGTCGGCTTCGACGGGCTGTGCGTCAACGAGCACCACAACAACGCCTACGGCCTCATGCCCTCGCCTAATCTCATGGCCGCCGCCCTCACGCGGCGGACGTCGCGGGCGGCCCTCGTGGTCCTCGGCAACAGCCTGGCTGCCTACAACCCGCCGCTCCGGGTGGCGGAGGAGTTCGCGATGCTCGACGTGCTGAGCCGGGGCCGGCTGGTGGCGGGCTTTCCGGTCGGCACGTCGATGGACATGAACTTCGCCTACGGGATCAATCCCGCCACGCTGCGCGACCGGTACTCCGAGGCTCACGACCTGATCATCCAGGCCTGGACGCGCCCCGAGGTTTTCGCCTTCAACGGCACGTACACGCAGGTCCGCTACGTGAACATCTGGCCCCAGCCGCTGCAGAAGCCGCACCCGCCGGTGTGGATCCCCGGCGGCGGCAGCGTCGAGACGTGGGAGTGGACGGCCCAGCTCGACTACGTCTACTGCTATCTCTCCTACTACGGCTACAAGCGCGGCAAGCTCACGATGGACGGCTTCTGGCAGGCGATCGCCCGGCTCGGCGCCGACGACAACCCGTATCGGGCAGGGTTTCTACAACTCGTGTGCGTGGCGGACACAGATGCCGAGGCGGAACGACTCTATTTCCCGCATGTGCATTATTTTTACCAGAAGTGTCTGAACGTCTGGGAGGGCTTCGCCGAGGCGCCGGGCTACCGTACGGTGCAGTCGCTCCAGGCCGGTCTCCGGCCCCAGATCGGCGCCCAGGCCAAGAAGATCCGCCAGTCGCTCACCTGGCCGAGATACCTCGAGCAGGGGTACGTGATCGCCGGCAGTCCGGCGACGGTGCGGCAGCAGCTCACCGAGTGCATCCAGACGCTGCGGGTGGGCCACCTCATGGTCCTGCTGCAGATCGGCAGCATGCCCAAGGACCTCGCGCTCCACAACACCGGGCTGTTCGCGCGTGAGGTGATGCCTCACCTGCGCGACCTCTGGCCCGGCTATAAGGACCGCTGGTGGCCCTCTGGTGTCACGAATGGCGACCCGGGTCGCCCGTCATGA